A genomic segment from Kiritimatiellia bacterium encodes:
- the hisD gene encoding histidinol dehydrogenase: MEIHIARWSVDRSCPEVDRFLQRPAIDPAAEKKARRVLEDIRQQGDEALVRYVREFDGAALEPAGLAVSTEERKAALASVDAEFKRCATDACRRITRFAQAGLRKDWTIATPKGGVLGEQYVPLARVGCYVPAGAAPLASTALMTVTLARVAHVREIVACSPAGKDGTLDPYLLYSLDLAGASEIYKLGGIQAIGAMAYGTPTVRKVQKIVGPGGPYVTAAKRLVYGEVDLDMIAGPSEIAVLADDSALPEYVAADLLSQAEHGTGHEKALLVTPSNRLAEAVRKELVRQAERLSRRQAVERVLEDGVLLVVVDHLDAGMELCNRFAPEHLEIMTAEPRRWVPKVRAAGAVFTGAWTPECAGDFVAGPSHVLPTGGTAAIFSGLSVDSFRRRSSILSLTRADLQDMLPVIEAFGRVERLDGHTRSAQIRFEQK; encoded by the coding sequence ATGGAAATTCACATTGCACGCTGGTCCGTCGATCGCTCGTGCCCGGAGGTGGACCGTTTCCTTCAGCGGCCGGCGATCGACCCGGCGGCGGAAAAAAAGGCCCGGCGCGTGTTGGAGGATATCCGCCAGCAGGGCGACGAAGCCCTGGTCCGGTACGTCCGCGAGTTCGACGGGGCGGCCCTGGAGCCCGCCGGCCTGGCCGTGAGCACCGAGGAACGCAAGGCCGCGCTCGCCTCGGTGGACGCCGAGTTCAAGCGCTGCGCCACGGACGCCTGCCGGCGGATCACGCGCTTCGCGCAGGCCGGCCTGCGGAAGGACTGGACCATCGCCACGCCCAAGGGCGGCGTGCTCGGCGAGCAATACGTCCCGCTGGCGCGGGTCGGCTGCTACGTCCCGGCCGGCGCGGCCCCGCTGGCGTCCACGGCGTTGATGACCGTCACGCTGGCCCGGGTCGCCCATGTCCGTGAAATCGTCGCCTGCTCGCCCGCGGGCAAGGACGGCACGCTGGATCCGTACCTCCTCTACAGCCTCGACCTCGCCGGCGCGTCCGAGATCTACAAGCTCGGCGGCATCCAGGCCATCGGCGCGATGGCCTACGGGACCCCCACCGTCCGCAAGGTGCAGAAGATCGTCGGCCCCGGCGGCCCCTACGTCACCGCGGCCAAGCGCCTCGTGTACGGCGAGGTGGACCTGGACATGATCGCCGGACCCAGCGAGATCGCCGTGCTGGCCGACGATTCCGCGCTGCCGGAGTACGTGGCCGCGGACCTTCTCTCCCAGGCCGAGCACGGCACGGGCCATGAAAAGGCGCTGCTGGTGACACCCTCGAACCGCCTGGCCGAGGCCGTGCGGAAGGAACTGGTCCGGCAGGCCGAGCGGCTCTCGCGCCGCCAGGCCGTGGAGCGGGTGCTGGAGGACGGCGTCCTGTTGGTCGTGGTGGATCACCTGGACGCCGGCATGGAACTGTGCAACCGCTTCGCGCCCGAACACCTCGAGATCATGACGGCGGAACCGCGCCGGTGGGTGCCCAAGGTCCGCGCCGCGGGCGCGGTGTTCACCGGCGCTTGGACGCCCGAATGCGCCGGCGATTTCGTCGCCGGCCCGAGCCACGTCCTGCCCACGGGCGGAACGGCCGCCATCTTCTCCGGGTTGAGCGTGGACAGTTTCCGCCGCCGCAGCAGCATCCTTTCCCTGACGCGGGCGGACCTGCAGGACATGCTGCCCGTGATCGAGGCGTTCGGCCGCGTAGAGCGGCTCGACGGGCACACCCGCTCCGCGCAGATCCGCTTCGAGCAGAAGTAG
- a CDS encoding YbhB/YbcL family Raf kinase inhibitor-like protein, which yields MELVVMSAAFAMGAAIPHKYSGGGGNASPPLEWGTVPDGTKSIAVLCDDPDAPAGDWVHWVLFNLPPDARKLEEGIPASPRLPDGAVQGLNDYNRNGYAGPWPPPGRPHRYHFKVYALDARLSLTEKARKADLLKAMQGHILAQGLLTGTFGRQAL from the coding sequence ATGGAGTTGGTCGTGATGAGCGCCGCCTTCGCCATGGGGGCGGCCATTCCGCACAAGTATTCCGGGGGCGGGGGGAATGCATCGCCGCCGTTGGAATGGGGGACCGTACCGGACGGCACGAAGAGTATAGCCGTGTTGTGCGACGACCCCGACGCGCCCGCGGGCGACTGGGTGCACTGGGTGCTCTTCAACCTCCCGCCGGACGCGCGGAAACTGGAGGAGGGGATCCCGGCCTCGCCCCGCCTGCCGGATGGCGCCGTCCAGGGCCTCAACGACTACAACCGGAACGGCTACGCCGGGCCCTGGCCGCCGCCCGGCCGCCCGCACCGTTACCACTTCAAGGTCTACGCCCTGGATGCCCGGCTGTCCCTGACCGAGAAGGCCCGCAAGGCCGACCTGCTGAAGGCCATGCAGGGGCACATCCTCGCCCAGGGCCTGTTGACGGGAACGTTCGGGCGCCAGGCACTGTAG